GGAGACGCCATCGTGAACGAAGGTACCATGGGTGTTGGCTTCTTTCTTATCACGGAGGGCAAGGCCGAAGTGAAGAAGGGGGGAAAGGTTCTCGCGACCCTATCCAAGGGCCAGTTCTTCGGGGAGATGTCGCTTATCGACGAGCAGCCTCGGTCGGCGGACGTGGTCGCGACCCAGCCGACGAAGTGCTGGGCCCTCACCTCCTGGGCGTTCTCCGCCCTGGTCAAGACA
The genomic region above belongs to Nitrososphaerota archaeon and contains:
- a CDS encoding cyclic nucleotide-binding domain-containing protein, whose translation is MAGPDVISMIGSVPFFGSLDEKNRKALVSQGKELSYKPGDAIVNEGTMGVGFFLITEGKAEVKKGGKVLATLSKGQFFGEMSLIDEQPRSADVVATQPTKCWALTSWAFSALVKT